The Kaustia mangrovi genome has a segment encoding these proteins:
- a CDS encoding di-heme oxidoredictase family protein, which translates to MPMFERDRRSCRFAGGIALAGLLAGVFAFQTALPAWSGEKAPRAAEIAPTRDFSRPEPGEAFPGGEATSTKPVDANAFSHASGNMPFKREFDFKIGNGIFKKLWVSSPSSTTASDGLGPLFNSRACQRCHLKDGRGHPPAANWPHDDAESMLMKLAVPASSADAERDALADYLAAATAPEPTYGNQLQDVAVPGLPAEGHIHIAYEDIPVTLNGGRTVTLRKPVYSVSDPGYGPMAEDAMMSARVANPMIGLGLLDAIAAEDILAWADPDDADGDGISGKPNRAMSHAHGERMLGRYGWKAAQPTVLDQVVTAFNTDMGLSTRLVHRPHGDCTQRQTECLAMPTGEGKRHDGLEVSNEMLRLVDFYSRNLAVPARRDVDDPQVLEGKRLFYETGCISCHRPKYRTRADADIPAEQRDQLVWPYTDMLLHDMGERLADGFPEGAATGSEWRTAPLWGIGLTETVSGHTRFLHDGRARSLLEAILWHGGEAEAARQRVIDMTDRERDALIAFLNSL; encoded by the coding sequence ATGCCGATGTTCGAACGAGACCGCCGCTCCTGCCGTTTCGCCGGCGGTATTGCGCTCGCAGGCCTGCTTGCGGGCGTTTTTGCATTTCAGACCGCTCTGCCCGCATGGAGCGGCGAGAAGGCGCCGCGCGCCGCCGAGATCGCACCGACACGGGATTTCTCCAGGCCCGAGCCCGGCGAGGCCTTTCCCGGCGGCGAGGCGACGAGCACGAAGCCCGTCGATGCCAACGCCTTCTCGCATGCCTCCGGCAACATGCCGTTCAAGCGCGAGTTCGACTTCAAGATCGGCAACGGCATCTTCAAGAAGCTGTGGGTCTCCTCCCCCTCCTCCACGACCGCATCCGACGGGCTTGGACCGTTGTTCAATTCGCGCGCCTGCCAGCGCTGCCACCTGAAGGACGGGCGCGGCCATCCGCCGGCGGCCAACTGGCCCCATGACGACGCGGAATCCATGCTCATGAAGCTCGCCGTGCCGGCCTCTTCCGCCGACGCCGAGCGCGACGCGCTTGCCGACTATCTCGCCGCCGCCACAGCGCCCGAGCCGACCTATGGCAACCAGCTCCAGGACGTCGCCGTGCCGGGACTGCCCGCGGAAGGCCATATCCACATCGCGTACGAAGACATTCCCGTCACACTCAATGGCGGACGCACGGTCACGCTCCGCAAACCGGTCTATTCCGTCAGCGATCCCGGTTACGGGCCAATGGCGGAGGACGCGATGATGTCGGCCCGCGTCGCCAATCCGATGATCGGGCTGGGACTGCTCGACGCCATCGCGGCGGAGGACATTCTGGCCTGGGCCGACCCCGACGACGCCGATGGCGACGGGATCTCCGGCAAGCCCAACCGGGCGATGAGCCACGCCCATGGCGAGCGCATGCTGGGGCGCTATGGCTGGAAGGCGGCCCAGCCGACGGTGCTCGACCAGGTGGTCACCGCCTTCAACACCGATATGGGCCTGTCGACCCGGCTGGTGCACCGTCCGCATGGCGACTGCACACAGAGGCAGACGGAGTGCCTCGCCATGCCGACCGGCGAGGGCAAGCGCCATGACGGGCTGGAGGTCTCCAACGAGATGCTCAGGCTCGTCGACTTCTATTCGCGCAATCTCGCCGTCCCCGCCCGGCGCGACGTGGACGACCCGCAGGTGCTGGAGGGAAAGCGGCTGTTCTACGAGACGGGCTGCATCTCCTGCCATCGCCCGAAATACAGGACCCGCGCCGACGCCGACATACCGGCGGAGCAGCGCGACCAGCTCGTCTGGCCCTATACGGACATGCTGCTGCACGATATGGGCGAGCGCCTTGCCGATGGCTTCCCCGAGGGTGCGGCAACGGGCAGCGAATGGCGCACGGCCCCGCTCTGGGGCATCGGCCTCACCGAGACCGTGAGCGGCCACACCCGCTTCCTCCATGACGGGCGCGCGCGCAGCCTGCTGGAAGCCATCCTGTGGCATGGCGGCGAGGCGGAGGCCGCGCGACAGCGCGTCATCGACATGACGGATCGCGAACGCGACGCCCTGATCGCGTTCCTGAACTCGCTATAG
- a CDS encoding tetratricopeptide repeat protein, which yields MTAAFPATPRRPWLSAAVPAAALAILAMTALSGPVHALGTESPPTPTTDGDDDTTSDDERRILEKWSTESGDELDATAFQGYRRAEILIGLGEYAAAIDALRALGRPDDANVLNLLGYSHRKLGLIDVGIAYYTKALKRNPAHRGVHEYLGEAYLQKNELGKAHLLLEKLEALCGGTQCEEYRALSEAIAAHETAGRI from the coding sequence ATGACAGCGGCTTTTCCCGCCACGCCGCGCCGACCATGGCTGAGCGCTGCGGTCCCGGCCGCCGCACTCGCCATTCTGGCCATGACCGCCCTTTCGGGGCCGGTCCACGCTCTCGGCACGGAAAGTCCGCCAACACCGACCACCGATGGTGACGACGACACGACGTCCGACGACGAAAGGCGGATCCTCGAGAAATGGAGCACGGAGAGCGGCGACGAGCTCGACGCCACCGCCTTCCAGGGCTACAGGCGTGCGGAGATCCTCATAGGGTTGGGAGAATACGCCGCCGCCATAGACGCGCTGCGGGCACTCGGCCGGCCGGACGACGCCAATGTGCTCAACCTGCTCGGCTATTCCCACCGCAAGCTCGGCCTGATCGATGTCGGCATCGCCTATTACACGAAGGCGCTCAAGCGCAATCCGGCGCACAGGGGCGTGCACGAGTATCTCGGCGAGGCCTATCTGCAGAAGAACGAACTCGGCAAGGCCCATCTGCTGCTGGAGAAGCTGGAGGCCTTGTGCGGGGGCACGCAGTGCGAGGAGTACCGCGCCCTGTCGGAGGCGATTGCGGCCCACGAGACCGCCGGCCGGATCTGA
- a CDS encoding MFS transporter: protein MLSGGVRSLWALLFGFALLTLGNGLQGTLLGVRAAMEEFGPLVTGIVMAGYSLGLLAGSITTPALVSYVGHIRVFAALASVVSTAVLLLAVFVNPVWWFVMRFVAGMCISGLFIVAESWLNSVSTNQNRGRLLSVYMAITYACMGLGQLFLNLADPGGFELFIVVSALVSLALVPISLVRTAAPDITHPRAVAVADIYKGSPLAVIASFANGAGQAAFFSMGAVYATLSGFTVAETSVLMALPPLGVVVSQYPIGLLSDRYDRRLMLAVLSFVSAVIAAGCALATGRSEEAVILLFMLFGTLSLPLYSITLAHANDHLEPDQMLGASGKLILLYGVGAIVGPLLAGGAMRFVGAAGFAYYLCALYGLMGIYVVYRMYRRPEVVPVEDQGEFVLVAPRTTQVTAQAIAEEIVEAGAEAAAAGDGERENGDSQPAPAGEAR, encoded by the coding sequence ATGCTGTCTGGCGGGGTGCGGTCGCTCTGGGCGTTGCTGTTCGGCTTTGCGCTCCTGACGCTCGGCAACGGGCTGCAGGGCACGCTGCTCGGCGTACGGGCCGCCATGGAGGAATTCGGACCGCTCGTCACCGGTATCGTCATGGCGGGCTACTCGCTGGGCCTGCTGGCGGGCTCGATCACGACGCCCGCTCTCGTCTCCTATGTCGGTCATATCCGGGTCTTCGCCGCACTCGCCTCCGTCGTGTCGACCGCCGTTCTGCTGCTGGCGGTCTTCGTGAACCCCGTCTGGTGGTTCGTCATGCGGTTCGTTGCGGGCATGTGCATCTCCGGCCTGTTCATTGTGGCGGAGAGCTGGCTCAACTCCGTCTCGACGAACCAGAACCGGGGGCGTCTGCTATCGGTCTACATGGCGATCACCTATGCCTGCATGGGTCTCGGCCAGCTTTTCCTGAACCTCGCCGATCCGGGCGGCTTCGAGCTGTTCATCGTGGTCTCCGCGCTGGTCTCTCTGGCGCTGGTGCCGATCTCGCTGGTGCGCACGGCAGCGCCCGACATTACCCATCCGCGCGCGGTAGCGGTTGCCGATATCTACAAGGGCTCGCCGCTCGCGGTGATCGCCAGCTTCGCCAATGGGGCGGGGCAGGCGGCCTTCTTTTCCATGGGCGCCGTCTACGCCACTTTGTCGGGCTTCACCGTGGCGGAGACCTCGGTCCTCATGGCCCTGCCGCCGCTTGGCGTCGTCGTGTCGCAATATCCGATCGGTCTGTTGTCGGACCGCTACGACCGGCGTCTGATGCTGGCGGTCCTGTCCTTCGTCTCCGCGGTGATCGCGGCCGGCTGCGCGCTCGCCACGGGCCGGTCGGAGGAGGCTGTCATCCTGCTCTTCATGCTGTTCGGCACCCTGTCCCTGCCGCTCTATTCGATCACGCTCGCCCATGCCAACGACCATCTGGAACCCGACCAGATGCTCGGGGCGAGCGGCAAGCTCATCCTGCTTTACGGTGTGGGCGCGATCGTCGGGCCGCTTCTGGCCGGTGGCGCCATGCGGTTCGTCGGCGCGGCGGGCTTCGCCTATTATCTCTGCGCCCTGTACGGGCTGATGGGGATCTATGTCGTCTACCGGATGTATCGCCGGCCGGAGGTCGTGCCCGTGGAGGATCAGGGCGAGTTCGTGCTGGTCGCACCGAGGACGACACAGGTCACGGCCCAGGCGATCGCGGAGGAGATTGTGGAGGCGGGGGCGGAAGCGGCCGCCGCAGGCGACGGCGAGCGGGAGAATGGCGACAGCCAGCCGGCGCCGGCCGGCGAGGCGCGTTGA
- a CDS encoding carbonic anhydrase, producing the protein MLDHLKANNRAWAERMVSADPGFFERLVGQQAPEYLWIGCSDSRVPANEIVGLDPGELFVHRNVANLAPPQDANYLSVLQFAVDVLKIRHIMVVGHYGCGGVAAAVDGQRRGLVDHWLHPIREVFDEHRGELEAIVDHHRRLDRLCELNVVRQVRNVASDVFVRDAWARGQALSVHGWVYSLSNGLVTDLDVTVRRPEDMRKLG; encoded by the coding sequence ATGCTCGATCATCTCAAAGCGAACAATCGTGCCTGGGCGGAACGGATGGTTTCCGCCGATCCCGGCTTCTTCGAACGGCTGGTGGGCCAGCAGGCCCCGGAATATCTCTGGATCGGCTGTTCCGACAGCCGGGTGCCGGCCAACGAGATCGTCGGGCTCGATCCGGGCGAGCTGTTCGTCCACCGCAATGTCGCCAATCTCGCCCCGCCGCAGGACGCCAACTACCTGTCTGTGCTGCAATTCGCCGTCGACGTTCTGAAGATCCGGCACATCATGGTGGTGGGCCACTATGGATGCGGCGGTGTCGCAGCCGCCGTGGACGGCCAGCGGCGCGGGCTCGTGGACCACTGGCTCCATCCGATCCGCGAGGTGTTCGACGAGCATCGCGGCGAGCTCGAGGCCATCGTCGACCATCATCGCCGCCTCGACCGGCTGTGCGAGCTCAATGTCGTCCGGCAGGTCCGCAACGTCGCCTCCGACGTCTTCGTCCGCGACGCCTGGGCGCGCGGCCAGGCGCTGTCGGTGCATGGCTGGGTCTATTCCCTGTCCAACGGTCTGGTGACCGATCTCGACGTCACGGTCAGGCGCCCGGAAGACATGCGCAAGCTCGGCTGA
- a CDS encoding imelysin family protein: MKRQIAAAVFAAGLLGFQAGAGNAAEPKDVLKTYADIAHAGYEDSLITAKALKEAIAALVDSPSEETLTAAREAWLAARVPYQQTEAYRFGNAIVDEWEGKVNAWPLDEGLIDYVDTSYGMESDANPYYAVNVIANETIEIGGETIDATEITPAFLQSLHELGGVEANVSTGYHAIEFLLWGQDLHGTDAGAGERPYTDYDTANCTGGHCDRRAAYLTSAADLLITDLEEMVANWAEGGKARTGLLDGDPDAGLQTVMTGLGSLSYGELAGERMKLGLLLHDPEEEHDCFSDNTHNSHYYDELGIRNVYLGSYTRIDGSEVKGAGISELVAAKSPEADKALRGKLDATVAAMEALRKRAEGGEAYDQMIGEGNEDGNTAVQAAIDALLEQTQAIEQAVSALDLGGIAFEGSDSLDSPDKVFE, encoded by the coding sequence ATGAAACGACAGATCGCGGCCGCGGTTTTCGCCGCCGGCCTTCTCGGCTTCCAGGCAGGAGCAGGCAACGCTGCGGAGCCGAAAGACGTGCTGAAGACCTATGCCGACATCGCGCATGCCGGCTACGAGGACTCGCTGATCACCGCGAAGGCCCTCAAGGAGGCCATCGCGGCGCTGGTGGACAGCCCCAGCGAGGAGACGCTCACGGCCGCCCGCGAGGCGTGGCTCGCCGCCCGCGTGCCCTATCAGCAGACCGAGGCCTACCGGTTCGGCAACGCCATTGTCGACGAGTGGGAAGGCAAGGTGAACGCCTGGCCGCTCGACGAGGGGCTGATCGACTATGTCGACACCTCCTATGGCATGGAGTCCGACGCCAATCCCTATTACGCCGTCAATGTGATCGCCAACGAGACGATCGAGATCGGCGGCGAGACCATCGACGCCACCGAGATCACGCCGGCCTTCCTTCAGAGCCTCCACGAGCTCGGCGGCGTGGAGGCGAATGTCTCCACCGGCTATCACGCCATCGAGTTCCTGCTGTGGGGCCAGGACCTTCACGGCACGGATGCCGGCGCGGGCGAGCGGCCCTATACAGACTACGACACGGCAAACTGCACGGGTGGGCATTGCGACCGCCGCGCGGCCTATCTGACGTCGGCGGCGGACCTCCTGATCACCGATCTTGAGGAGATGGTCGCCAACTGGGCCGAGGGCGGCAAGGCCCGCACCGGGCTTCTCGACGGCGATCCGGACGCTGGCCTGCAGACCGTCATGACCGGGCTCGGTAGCCTGTCCTATGGCGAGCTCGCCGGCGAGCGCATGAAGCTCGGCCTGCTGCTGCACGACCCGGAGGAGGAGCACGACTGCTTCTCCGACAACACCCACAACTCGCACTATTACGACGAGCTCGGTATCCGCAACGTCTATCTCGGCAGCTACACGCGGATCGACGGCAGCGAGGTCAAGGGCGCCGGCATTTCCGAGCTCGTCGCCGCCAAGTCGCCGGAGGCCGACAAGGCCCTGCGCGGCAAGCTCGACGCCACGGTCGCCGCCATGGAGGCGCTGCGCAAGCGGGCCGAAGGCGGCGAGGCCTACGACCAGATGATCGGCGAGGGCAACGAGGACGGCAATACGGCGGTCCAGGCCGCGATCGACGCCCTTCTGGAGCAGACCCAGGCCATCGAGCAGGCGGTGTCCGCGCTCGATCTGGGCGGTATCGCCTTCGAGGGGTCCGACAGCCTGGACAGCCCGGACAAGGTGTTCGAATAA
- the cutA gene encoding divalent-cation tolerance protein CutA, whose protein sequence is MSEQDAPVFIYTTFGAMEEAEELGYELVNRKLAACVNIFPGMVSLYEWQGDVERADEVAMIVKTRKARADETVAEIARLHPYDEPAVLVVPLAGGSQPFIDWIAAQTAAR, encoded by the coding sequence ATGAGCGAACAGGACGCGCCTGTCTTCATCTATACCACCTTTGGCGCGATGGAGGAGGCGGAAGAACTGGGATACGAACTGGTGAACCGCAAGCTTGCGGCGTGCGTCAACATCTTTCCGGGCATGGTCTCGCTCTATGAATGGCAGGGCGATGTGGAGCGCGCCGACGAGGTCGCCATGATCGTGAAGACCCGCAAGGCCCGCGCCGACGAGACGGTCGCCGAGATCGCGCGCCTGCACCCCTATGACGAGCCGGCCGTCCTCGTCGTTCCGCTCGCCGGCGGCAGCCAGCCCTTCATCGACTGGATCGCGGCGCAGACGGCGGCGCGGTAG
- a CDS encoding NAD kinase has protein sequence MPHRSKIAFLASDAPEAEDARMRLEARYGHTEPDEADIVVALGGDGLMLQALHRFVSMGKSIYGMNRGSVGFLMNEFVEEDLPERLAQAEVTAVHPLRMRAEDRTGQVYDALAFNEVSLLRETYQAAKLRIAVDGRVRLEELICDGVLVSTPAGSTAYNLSAHGPILPINSPLLALTPISAFRPRRWRGAILPREAQVRIEVLEHEKRPVSAVADHTEFRDVTEVSVEEDMSLSVNMLFDPGHNLAERVLNEQFRY, from the coding sequence ATGCCTCATCGCTCCAAGATCGCCTTTCTGGCCAGCGACGCTCCGGAGGCGGAGGACGCCCGCATGCGCCTGGAGGCACGATACGGCCACACCGAGCCGGACGAGGCCGATATCGTCGTCGCGCTTGGCGGCGACGGGCTCATGCTGCAGGCCCTGCACCGTTTCGTGTCCATGGGCAAGTCGATCTACGGCATGAACCGGGGGTCGGTCGGCTTCCTCATGAACGAGTTCGTCGAGGAAGATCTTCCCGAACGGCTGGCGCAGGCGGAGGTGACCGCCGTCCATCCCCTGCGCATGAGGGCGGAGGACCGCACCGGCCAAGTCTACGACGCCCTCGCCTTCAACGAGGTCTCCTTGCTGCGCGAGACCTATCAGGCCGCCAAGCTGCGCATCGCCGTCGACGGGCGGGTGCGGCTGGAGGAGCTCATCTGCGACGGCGTCCTGGTGTCGACACCGGCGGGCAGCACGGCCTACAACCTGTCCGCCCACGGGCCCATCCTGCCGATCAACTCGCCGCTCCTGGCGCTCACCCCCATCAGTGCGTTCCGGCCGCGGCGCTGGCGCGGCGCGATCCTGCCGCGCGAGGCGCAGGTGCGCATCGAGGTGCTCGAGCACGAGAAGCGTCCGGTCAGCGCGGTCGCCGACCATACCGAGTTCCGCGATGTGACGGAGGTCTCCGTGGAGGAGGATATGAGTCTGAGCGTCAACATGCTCTTCGACCCCGGCCACAATTTGGCCGAACGCGTGTTGAACGAGCAGTTCCGATATTAA
- a CDS encoding DUF1513 domain-containing protein, whose product MIDRRTLLSALAVSALLPPGAALAGAPEERLYLSAFDDDNRSHHAAVFDGEGRILSTIPLPDRGHGGAFHPTRGEAVAFARRPGDFAVAFEARTGRVVATIRSPEGRHFYGHGVFTADGRLLYATENDYETGDGAIGIWDASNGYRRVGAFASNGIGPHELRFMPDGRTLAVANGGILTHPDSGRRKLNIPDMDPTLALIDSTDGTLVRETRLPREMHKLSIRHLAVAPGGEIGVALQYQGPKEDRPPLVFLWKDGEARLLDLPGDTLERMENYCGSAAMDPAGRVLGISAPRGDLAAFFAVEDGRFLESVKLDDGCGLAPGAGPADFVLSSGNGKRLLHTVGRQGDDRILPASAAHWDNHITPWRA is encoded by the coding sequence ATGATCGACCGCAGGACCCTGCTCTCCGCCCTCGCCGTCTCCGCCCTCCTTCCGCCCGGCGCCGCGCTCGCCGGGGCGCCTGAGGAAAGGCTCTATCTGAGCGCCTTCGACGACGACAACCGCAGCCACCATGCCGCGGTGTTCGATGGCGAGGGGCGGATCCTCTCCACCATCCCCCTGCCCGACCGGGGCCATGGCGGCGCCTTCCACCCCACGCGCGGCGAGGCGGTAGCCTTCGCCCGCCGGCCCGGCGATTTCGCCGTGGCGTTCGAGGCGCGCACCGGGCGGGTCGTCGCCACCATACGCTCGCCTGAGGGCCGGCATTTCTACGGCCACGGCGTCTTCACCGCGGATGGCCGCCTGCTCTATGCGACGGAGAACGACTACGAGACCGGCGACGGCGCGATCGGCATCTGGGACGCCAGCAACGGTTACAGGCGCGTCGGCGCCTTCGCATCGAACGGCATCGGCCCCCACGAGCTGCGCTTCATGCCGGACGGGCGCACGCTGGCGGTGGCCAATGGCGGCATCCTGACCCATCCCGACAGCGGTAGGCGCAAGCTCAACATCCCCGACATGGATCCCACGCTCGCCCTGATCGATTCGACGGACGGCACGCTCGTGCGCGAGACGCGCCTGCCGCGCGAGATGCACAAGCTTTCCATCCGCCACCTCGCCGTGGCCCCCGGAGGCGAGATCGGCGTCGCGCTCCAGTATCAGGGGCCGAAGGAGGACCGCCCGCCGCTCGTCTTCCTGTGGAAGGACGGCGAGGCCCGCCTGCTCGACCTGCCGGGCGACACGCTGGAGCGCATGGAGAACTATTGCGGCTCCGCGGCCATGGACCCGGCGGGCCGGGTGCTCGGCATCTCCGCGCCGCGCGGCGATCTCGCGGCGTTCTTCGCGGTCGAGGACGGCCGCTTCCTGGAATCGGTGAAGCTCGACGATGGCTGCGGCCTTGCACCGGGCGCGGGGCCCGCGGACTTCGTGTTGTCCAGCGGCAACGGAAAGCGCCTCCTCCATACCGTCGGGCGCCAGGGCGACGACCGCATCCTGCCCGCCTCCGCCGCCCATTGGGACAACCACATCACCCCGTGGCGCGCCTGA
- a CDS encoding UDP-glucose dehydrogenase family protein produces the protein MNITVIGTGYVGLVTGACFAHIGLNVTCADIDKGKIDALNAGRIPIYEPELEEIVRASHKQGRLDFTTDVPAAVKGADAVFIAVGTPSMADGRPDLTAVIAVARTIAPALDPETVVVVKSTVPVGSGAYVERVLRETAPDAVFSMASNPEFLREGCAVQDFLNPDRIVVGVGDCHARDVMTAIYAPFGQDGVPVVVTNIPTAELIKYAANAFLAAKVAYINEMANLCDAVGADVDQLSRAIGLDERIGPAFLKPGPGYGGSCFPKDTLALTALAHEADCPVRIVEAVISSNTYHIRRLVSRIEAEFAAAWTERGYGDTKLHGKTVALLGLAFKSNTDDIRSAASLVIVPHLLRRGARIRAYDPAAMDNARALMPELDYCESEADVLAGADAALLLTEWPQFKELDWPELASSMAAPVLFDLRNLYAPSTMAEMGLAYFSLGRPAATEEALFSAR, from the coding sequence ATGAACATCACGGTTATCGGCACTGGCTATGTCGGCCTCGTCACCGGGGCATGCTTCGCCCATATCGGGCTCAATGTGACCTGCGCGGATATCGACAAGGGCAAGATCGACGCGCTCAATGCGGGCCGCATCCCGATCTACGAGCCCGAACTGGAGGAGATCGTGCGTGCCTCCCACAAGCAGGGGCGGCTCGACTTCACCACCGACGTTCCGGCAGCCGTCAAGGGCGCGGATGCAGTCTTCATCGCCGTGGGCACGCCGTCCATGGCCGATGGCCGGCCCGATCTCACCGCGGTGATCGCCGTCGCACGCACCATAGCGCCCGCCCTCGACCCGGAAACCGTGGTGGTCGTGAAGTCGACCGTGCCGGTCGGCTCCGGTGCCTATGTGGAGCGCGTGCTCCGCGAGACGGCGCCCGACGCGGTGTTCTCCATGGCATCCAATCCGGAATTCCTGCGCGAGGGCTGCGCCGTACAGGACTTCCTCAATCCCGACCGCATCGTCGTCGGTGTCGGCGACTGCCATGCCCGCGACGTCATGACCGCGATCTATGCGCCCTTCGGCCAGGACGGCGTGCCGGTGGTCGTCACCAACATTCCCACGGCGGAGCTCATCAAATACGCCGCCAACGCCTTCCTCGCCGCCAAGGTCGCCTATATCAACGAGATGGCCAATCTGTGCGACGCGGTCGGTGCCGATGTCGACCAGCTCTCCCGCGCCATCGGGCTCGACGAGCGTATCGGTCCGGCCTTCCTCAAGCCCGGTCCCGGCTATGGCGGTTCCTGCTTTCCGAAGGATACGCTCGCGCTTACCGCGCTGGCGCACGAGGCCGATTGCCCGGTGCGCATCGTGGAGGCGGTCATCTCCTCCAATACCTACCATATCCGCCGCCTCGTCTCGCGCATCGAGGCGGAGTTCGCTGCCGCCTGGACAGAGCGCGGCTATGGCGATACCAAGCTGCACGGCAAGACGGTCGCGCTCCTCGGCCTCGCCTTCAAGAGCAACACCGACGACATCCGCAGCGCCGCGAGCCTCGTGATCGTACCCCATCTGCTGCGCCGGGGCGCACGTATCCGGGCCTACGACCCGGCCGCCATGGACAATGCCCGTGCGCTCATGCCCGAGCTCGACTATTGCGAGAGCGAGGCCGATGTCCTGGCTGGCGCCGACGCCGCGCTGCTCCTGACGGAGTGGCCGCAGTTCAAGGAGCTTGACTGGCCGGAACTCGCCTCGTCCATGGCGGCACCCGTGCTGTTCGATCTGCGCAATCTCTATGCGCCCTCGACCATGGCGGAGATGGGATTGGCGTATTTCTCGCTCGGCCGCCCGGCAGCGACCGAAGAGGCCTTGTTCAGCGCTCGATGA
- a CDS encoding (2Fe-2S)-binding protein yields MIVCSCNVITHREIRDAIDRLRTMSPDSVLTPGLVYRSLGYRPRCGGCLSHVVQIIHGLPAEEAAAGAQPCCCQAGGCACMAGADIREPELAEG; encoded by the coding sequence ATGATCGTTTGTTCGTGTAATGTGATCACACACCGGGAAATCCGCGACGCGATTGACCGGCTGCGTACGATGTCCCCGGACTCCGTCCTGACACCGGGGCTCGTCTACCGCAGCCTCGGATACCGCCCGCGCTGCGGCGGGTGTCTCTCCCATGTCGTCCAGATCATCCACGGCCTGCCGGCCGAAGAGGCCGCCGCCGGAGCGCAGCCATGCTGCTGCCAGGCGGGCGGATGCGCCTGCATGGCCGGCGCGGATATACGCGAGCCCGAGCTTGCCGAAGGTTAG
- a CDS encoding imelysin family protein, giving the protein MATITGHRSPPVVLAGLLALLGLLALAVPLARQAAAQDASGREALRREIARDLVVHHALPRYEALTAETAALDETARTFCADPAPDGLAAVHGAYADAFEAWMAIQHVRFGPVMREDRYYRLEYWPDKHGQGGRQLRKLFASGDLSAMTPETLADKSVALQGFPALERILYGKNAESRLTSGDETAAGLCRFATAITGNLKAMAAATETEWRDGPAALADDMDAETVDQTLKDFFQAFTDELQFIRLSKLGEPLGDTPRQANPRAAEAWRSGLSLPAIQANLTGLHEAFAGNEGAGSKGLGAALNRDEADGDYRRSVARGLLYGIDFIDGHPDLLTTDLKSEEGRKSVAFLMLHLDGVRERAAGTLGGALGVDLGFNAMDGD; this is encoded by the coding sequence ATGGCCACCATCACCGGACACCGAAGCCCGCCTGTCGTCCTTGCCGGGCTTCTCGCGCTCCTCGGCCTTCTCGCCCTTGCCGTTCCCCTTGCCCGGCAGGCCGCCGCGCAGGACGCGTCCGGGCGCGAGGCGCTGCGCCGGGAGATCGCACGCGATCTCGTGGTCCATCACGCCCTGCCGCGCTACGAGGCGCTGACCGCTGAAACGGCGGCCCTCGACGAGACCGCGCGGACCTTCTGCGCCGATCCCGCCCCCGACGGCCTCGCCGCCGTGCACGGGGCCTATGCGGACGCCTTCGAGGCGTGGATGGCGATCCAGCATGTCCGCTTCGGCCCGGTCATGCGCGAGGATCGCTACTACCGGCTCGAATACTGGCCGGACAAGCACGGCCAGGGCGGTCGCCAGCTCCGCAAGCTCTTCGCCTCGGGCGACCTGTCCGCCATGACGCCGGAAACGCTCGCCGACAAGAGCGTGGCGCTCCAGGGGTTCCCGGCGCTCGAACGCATCCTCTACGGCAAGAACGCCGAAAGCCGCCTGACCTCCGGCGACGAGACCGCCGCCGGCCTGTGCCGCTTCGCCACCGCGATCACCGGAAACCTCAAGGCCATGGCCGCGGCGACGGAGACGGAATGGCGCGATGGCCCTGCCGCACTGGCGGACGACATGGATGCCGAAACGGTCGACCAGACGCTCAAGGACTTCTTCCAGGCCTTCACCGACGAGTTGCAGTTCATCCGGCTGTCGAAGCTCGGCGAGCCCCTGGGCGACACGCCGAGACAGGCCAATCCGCGCGCGGCCGAAGCCTGGCGCAGCGGCCTGTCCCTGCCCGCGATCCAGGCCAATCTCACCGGCCTCCACGAAGCCTTCGCCGGCAATGAGGGTGCGGGCTCGAAAGGGCTCGGCGCCGCCCTCAACCGCGACGAGGCCGATGGCGACTACCGCCGGTCGGTGGCGCGCGGGCTCCTCTATGGCATCGACTTCATCGACGGCCATCCCGACCTCCTCACGACCGACCTGAAGAGCGAGGAAGGCCGCAAGTCCGTCGCCTTCCTCATGCTGCATCTCGACGGTGTGCGCGAACGGGCCGCCGGCACGCTCGGCGGCGCACTCGGCGTCGATCTCGGCTTCAACGCGATGGATGGAGACTGA